A window from Drosophila kikkawai strain 14028-0561.14 chromosome 2L, DkikHiC1v2, whole genome shotgun sequence encodes these proteins:
- the Mal-B1 gene encoding maltase 1 — translation MGIIKVLTVVLSVGLVLGHNHNQQKEQDAKYNWWQHEVFYQIYPRSFQDSNQDGIGDLRGITSRLEYFKETGITAVWLSPIYESPMVDFGYDISNYTNIQPEYGTLEDFDALIARANELGVKVILDFVPNHSSNKHPWFIKSVARDPEYENFYVWEDGTLLANGTRVPPNNWLSVFSGSAWEWNDERQQYYLRQFTYGQPDLNYRNPAVIQAMDDVMLFWLNKGIAGFRIDAIIYIYEDAQLRDEPRSGATDDPNLENYLDHIYTRNQPEDYGLLQHWRQLLDNYSATHDGPLRIMMTEGYASVAQLMEYYEDANGVQGPEFPFNFDFITELNENSTAADFVFYIQRWLIYMPHGHVANWVMGNHDNPRVASRFGPKTVDAMNMLLMTLPGIAITYNGEELGMTDYRDISWSDTVDQPACEAGRDNYKWISRDPERTPMQWNDGLNAGFSNASHTWLPMNPNYRELNLRNQQVARRSHYKNYQSLLKLRQLPVLRNGSFVPEVVNRRVFAFKRELKGEHSLLTILNVKNGTEVVDIGDFIDQPNRLSVLVTGAESQYRVGDRLKAEAIELAPYEGLVIQLNKRK, via the exons ATGGGTATTATAAAAGTATTAACTGTAGTACTGAGTGTGGGTCTGGTCCTGGGCCACAATCACAATCAGCAAAAGGAGCAGGACGCGAAATACAATTGGTGGCAGCACGAGGTCTTCTATCAAATATACCCGAGGTCCTTTCAGGACAGCAATCAAGATGGAATAGGGGATCTGCGGGGCATCACATCCAGGCTGGAGTACTTCAAGGAGACTGGCATCACGGCCGTTTGGCTCAGTCCCATCTACGAGTCGCCCATGGTGGACTTTGGGTATGATATTTCCAACTATACGAACATTCAGCCGGAATATGGAACCCTTGAGGACTTTGATGCCCTGATAGCCCGCGCCAATGAACTGGGCGTCAAGGTTATCCTGGACTTTGTCCCGAATCACAGTTCGAATAAGCATCCCTGGTTCATCAAGTCAGTGGCCAGGGATCCGGAATACGAGAATTTCTACGTGTGGGAGGATGGCACTCTCCTGGCGAATGGCACTCGGGTTCCGCCCAACAATTGGTTGTCGGTTTTCTCCGGATCCGCCTGGGAATGGAACGACGAACGACAGCAGTACTATCTCCGGCAGTTTACCTACGGCCAGCCGGATCTTAACTACCGGAACCCGGCCGTCATCCAAGCCATGGACGATGTGATGCTCTTCTGGCTGAACAAGGGAATAGCCGGTTTCCGCATCGATGCCATTATCTATATCTACGAGGATGCTCAGTTGAGGGATGAGCCTCGCAGCGGAGCCACCGATGATCCCAATTTGGAGAACTATTTGGATCACATCTACACCAGGAATCAACCAGAGGACTACGGTCTCCTACAGCACTGGCGGCAGCTCCTGGACAACTACTCGGCCACTCACGATGGACCCCTTAGGATCATGATGACCGAGGGCTATGCCTCGGTGGCCCAGCTGATGGAATACTACGAGGATGCGAACGGAGTTCAGGGTCCTGAGTTTCCCTTCAACTTTGACTTTATCACCGAACTGAATGAGAACTCAACGGCTGCGGATTTCGTGTTCTACATCCAAAGGTGGCTCATCTATATGCCGCATGGTCATGTGGCCAATTGGGTGATGGGTAACCACGACAATCCTCGAGTGGCCTCGCGTTTCGGGCCAAAGACTGTGGATGCCATGAATATGCTGCTGATGACACTGCCGGGCATTGCAATTACCTATAAT GGTGAGGAGCTGGGCATGACGGACTACAGAGACATCAGCTGGAGCGACACTGTCGATCAGCCCGCCTGCGAAGCGGGACGGGATAACTACAAGTGGATTTCCAGAGATCCCGAGCGTACTCCCATGCAATGGAACGATGGACTCAATGCTGGGTTCTCCAATGCCAGCCACACCTGGCTGCCAATGAATCCCAACTACAGGGAGCTGAATCTACGCAATCAGCAGGTGGCCAGGCGGAGTCACTACAAGAATTATCAGTCTCTGCTGAAGCTCAGGCAGTTACCTGTCTTGAGGAATGGGTCCTTTGTCCCGGAGGTGGTAAATCGCAGGGTATTTGCTTTCAAGCG AGAGCTCAAGGGTGAACACTCTCTGCTAACCATCCTGAACGTGAAGAACGGCACCGAGGTGGTGGACATAGGCGACTTCATTGATCAACCCAACCGACTAAGTGTCCTGGTGACCGGAGCGGAGTCACAGTACCGAGTGGGAGATCGACTCAAGGCCGAGGCCATTGAACTGGCCCCCTATGAGGGCCTGGTCATCCAGCTGAACAAGCGAAAGTAA
- the LOC108082009 gene encoding serine protease inhibitor Kazal-type 1, whose translation MAVPSQYSKWIKLDTMKFLSILLALCLFLALAISPIRGDLTEKTNSEDKKDFCPCPRNYEPVCGTNRITYPNRCEFDCQSRSAARQGRSLGLLRTGTC comes from the coding sequence ATGGCAGTTCCGAGTCAGTATAGCAAGTGGATTAAACTCGACACTATGAAATTCCTAAGCATTCTGTTGGCCCTGTGCCTCTTTTTGGCCCTGGCCATCTCGCCAATTCGCGGCGATTTAACTGAAAAGACGAACTCGGAGGACAAAAAGGACTTCTGTCCCTGTCCCCGGAACTACGAGCCCGTGTGTGGAACCAACAGGATCACCTATCCCAACCGCTGCGAATTCGATTGCCAGAGTCGCTCGGCAGCACGTCAGGGACGCAGCTTGGGACTCCTGAGAACCGGCACCTGCTAA
- the LOC121502359 gene encoding uncharacterized protein, with protein sequence MRGVFLGLLLLLFAIVATRALNCQPCKLLEARKTHANETHTREEERRGRRAK encoded by the coding sequence ATGCGAGGTGTATTCCTTGgcctcctgcttctgctcttCGCCATAGTGGCAACGAGGGCCCTCAATTGCCAGCCATGCAAGCTACTGGAGGCCCGCAAGACGCATGCCAACGAAACCCACACACGGGAGGAAGAAAGGCGGGGGCGTCGTGCCAAATAA
- the LOC108082011 gene encoding ovomucoid-like, which produces MRFFALIALCLVALLALTAAESSVCACPRNYQPLCGSDGKNYSNQCDLNCAAKEKGRTITVAKKGHC; this is translated from the coding sequence ATGCGTTTCTTCGCTCTGATCGCCCTGTGCCTGGTCGCTCTTTTGGCCCTGACTGCTGCCGAATCATCAGTCTGTGCCTGTCCCCGTAATTACCAGCCCCTCTGCGGATCCGATGGCAAGAATTACTCCAACCAGTGTGACCTGAACTGCGCCGCTAAAGAAAAAGGACGTACTATAACTGTGGCCAAGAAGGGACATTGCTAA
- the LOC108082010 gene encoding uncharacterized protein — MKSLALVVLLAFLVTLLTGSSEASYCPCDLKTKATEICGTNGVTYKNRCEFECTQREHKKLGRILSIRKEGQC, encoded by the coding sequence ATGAAGAGCCTGGCTCTGGTTGTCCTCCTGGCTTTCCTGGTCACGCTCCTTACCGGATCCTCGGAGGCCAGCTACTGTCCCTGCGACCTCAAGACCAAAGCAACGGAGATCTGTGGAACCAATGGCGTTACCTACAAAAATCGCTGCGAGTTCGAGTGCACGCAGCGAGAGCACAAAAAACTTGGACGCATCCTGAGTATCCGCAAGGAGGGACAATGCTAA